AAAATGGCAACTCGGGTTTGAAAACACTctgagggaggggggggggggagaggccgggggagcagagggaaacagcaaGATGACACAAATTCTTTAAGCCAATATCATTTCCCCTAAAACATTACCTCACATGCACTATAGATAGAGCAGCCTGACAATGAAGGGgcgtaaaaacaaaacagcatctACTACTACTGTTCTAGTAAAAGAAAACTAGCAGACCACGGCGACcgacttttgttttttacttatttttcattAGCCAGTAAGATGGAGATCGAAACACATCTACTACAGTCTGAAGTCTAAGAATGGGAGAGCGTTGTGCTGAATCTTCcacaatgaggaaataaaaaggtaaaggCAGAGAGATACGCATTGGTTTTGAAGCCTGAGAATTTTCAGTGACCTATAGCGAACAGAGAAAGATTTTGTCAAATTTATTCCACGGGgcaatgttatttttatttattgtatcaTTACTGCTACAATTTCACAACCCTTCTGGTAAAGAATAGTAAAGAAGTATCTagaaaatctgtacaaaaaataaaagggtATGCACGGTACATTCAATATCTGTTACTGAGGTACTAGAAAGGTGTTCCCTTGACACCAGGGCAACAGCGTTAAAGAGTTACTCCTAGGGACTATTCCTTTGGAAAGACAATAGCTTGTTATAACAGGGTGAgggaacacacacgcacacacacaaacccacacacacacacacaaacccgcgcacacacacacacacgcacgcacgcacaccaCTATCATTAACAAAGCCAGCATGCAAGAACACTGTCGCCTTGCTCCTACAGGGAATCTAATCTCTACTGTCCCCTCACGCTTAAAGGAATTGGTGGATGCATACTGGTTCATGAGCAGATGACAGTGGGAGAGGAGTggagggtgggtgggtgggtgggggcaGGGGgtaggtggtggtggtgtgcaGTGAGATCTTATTAAACAATAAGGCGGTAGTAGATCCCTGGTCACCCATCCTGTGTTCTGAATGTCGGCAGTGTGTGGTCATGTTCTTCGTCACTACAGCTAACCTGTAACTGTCCATCTGTTGGACTGAAATGAGCTGCATGCGGTTGGATGGTGCCCTCTGCTGGCGATGCCTCCGGCCTGCTGTGTGGGCACCATGTTTGGAGGACCTCACACATTGCACTCTAGCTGCAGATGGAAATTCAAGCCTAGGTGCTCTCTGATATGACGCTCTAAGCTATTATAAAACAATTCATGTGTAAATACAGGGACGACTGTCCTGAAACTAGACAGTCACAGCAGTAAAAGGCGACAAAGGATCTTGGATATCACTATCTGGAGTATGAACTCAGCAGGGAAAACACACTTTGACAGTCGGACAGCATCATAGATCCGTCTTCTGAGCAAGCTGACGACAGTGCCAAGGGCCAAACTGGGCTGAGGGGGTAGCTAGATGCCTGGTGGGGAGGACAGGATGTACTGTTTGTGATTCTGTCTGGTTTAACTTTAGTACACGTTTTCCCCCATCACAAGAAAAgtaggaggagggagaaaaaaaaagaaaagaagaataaGAAGAGAGCAGTAACATGAGCCATTAATGTACAAAGAGGGGCTTCCACCTGTCTGCCCCTGTGCAGACGAGGACTGCAGGAGGCAGCAGACTGGAAAGCCTCATGTCagaaatgctattttttttctttttttacaaacaaacattaacacctaGAACCACAACAGATCAATGTTCCATTAAAACAACAGCCAACTAAGGATATAAACCAATCCAATCATTGAATCCTTGAGAACAGTTATTGCTGACGTTGTGGGGGAGTGAAGGGGGAGGGGGATGGTGAGGGAGAGGGTGAGATGAGGACGAAGATGGAGGGATGTGTGTGGGATGGGGCTAGCTGTGGATAAGTCACTCCTGGGCTGGTTATGTGATCGGAGGAACACGACTGTGTAGATCCACATCAGGTCAAACTGGCGCGGCCGATGTACTGGAGGGTTGGGCTGTGTCTGATgctgggaggaggtgggggtgggggttggTTTCCAGAGGTGACGGAATGTGCTGGCGGCGGCTGCGGGGGCTATTGGTCGGAGGGGATGTCTCTGTCGGCTTCGGCCTTAGGGGAGGGGGCGTGAGGGGGGTGGGAGACAGGGGCGATGCCGTGCGCCAAGGTTCCTGAAACCAGGCTTTCAACACCTCCTCCGGCTCCCGGGAGAccccctgctgctgcaacaTTGATCAGACCTGGAGGAAATCTGAAACACATACGGGGGAAAAAATATGAcagctgctcctttaaaaaataactttaaaatacTCACTATAGATACATGTTCAGCCTCATAACCGGTTCTTATCCTCTCACCTGTAAGTGGCTCCATTAAGTTCTGGATGAACAGTGGCGGCCTCCATGCTGGGCCACTGAGAGGCTGCCATCAGATACTCCTTATTAACACAGTTCTTCAGGCTGTCGGGGATACGCCCTGGAGCAGGGAAAAGACACCATTACTCTTCCATAAAGGTTCTCTGCTGCTTGTTTTTGACTTCACCCTGTACAATCAACTTTTTAAGACTataattcaagcactttcaaggtagCTTAACCAAAAAAATCCCAAGACTCTTGAAGCCTTTATCATGACATCTAAATAGTAACTGTTAAAcataagagagaaaaataaagtgtacAGAGTAACTTTGTAAGTATTGATCAGGCTTATCTAATGCTCACTAATTTTGACTAATATGATGACAGGAtggttttgcatttttttgcatttcaaataCTAAAAAAGTGTTGGTTTACATAAGTGAGTGTGCAGATGAAACATCAGTTTGTTAGAAATTAAGCACTTTTGAAGGAGTATATCTGAATCTAAGCATATTCCTTAACATGAAACAATTCAAATTAGGCACTGTACAGTCCATTACACCTACAGAGCAACCAGCCCACTATAACCATTTAACCATTGCAGCTTACATGTCAAGTCTCAGATGATATGCAAGGCTTATGTTTCAGTGTCTCTGATCATTATCTGTGATGTGACCACATATTTCCACACAGTGAATTAATTAAATAGTGTGCGTCTTGGACATCTTGTAGGTGCAAGGCTATCAGGAGATTGCATGAATGAGAAGAAGGTAACCTGCACCCTTATGCCATGCCACAGAGGTTAAACAAAGACAACGTTTCGGTCCCACTTGGATCTTCATCAGGTCGTACTGTTTGAGAGTGGAAATTATTTATACATCACGCACAACGCATACTGAAAGGCTCCAATGATGGCAGGTGTAGTTATCATCAAAATTGCCCTGATTAATAAACATCCCAAAACTATTTGATAATCAATGAAGTACATGATTAACTTtggtaaaaaacacacagtcagtaaTATAAgatttgacctgatgatgatcCAAGTGACATCCAAACGTTTTTCTTAAACCTGTGTAGCATGGAGTTACCTTCTTTTCATTGTAGCCAGTAGTTTTGGCGACTTTGTTAACATTGAACACTGGAGTCGAGAGCAGAGTGATGGGCAGAAACGAAAAGGCTGTGATGCGATGCTCTGCCATCACCCTTCTATGTTTCCATCACAATTAGTTGTGTAAGACGGTGTAGTAAGATAGCCCACCGTTCTGTTACCCTGCATACCCTCTTGACTGGTGAGGATTTAAATCATAGACATTTGATTTCACTTTCTGGTTTTATATAATTTACAAgtataaaatgatgatgaaatgtcCAAAGAGAATAACTAATTAGCAGGAGTGTGTGTTATTTACAGTCACTGCATTGATACTCACTTTTCTGCTCATTCTAGGAAATGGCTTCTCTCAAGGCTGCtcaaaaagtgtttgaaaagtATATTGCCCTCTTTATGATGCCCTCTTaatgaaacactttaaaaaaaagccacatcACCATACATTTTGTATAACCCTAAGCAAATCAGTGTTCTAAACATTGAATGTTATCATCTGCAGTGGAAAGTGTAAGTAAACAGTAACTTACCAGTGATGGCGCGGCGAACCTCCCTGGCAGCCTCCTCGCGAGCCTCCACCGAGGCCTGCTCACTGTACCAGGATGTGTGCGGGGTACAGATCAGGTTGGGGGCGTCCTTCAGAGGGCCTGTAGAAAAACTGTGAAGAAGGGAAAAGGATGTTACAGAGAAGAGTAAAGAGGTTATGTGTCATtcacagctgtttgtgttgcttGTGTATCATGACCACCTGAAAGGTTCTGTCTCATGGACGTCCAGGGCAGCCCCTCGTATCCGGCCCTCTTTCAGGGCCTGAGCCAATGCTTTCTCGTCAACCAGGCCTCCTCTTGATGTGTTCACCAGGAAGGCTCCCTGACGCATCTGTATCAGAGTGAGCAACATTATGATTAAACTACGGGGAGCAGACCATGCCAGAGAAGGCTGCAATGATTTGGCTTTAACTATATTCCATTTGTATTCTCCCAATTTATATTCCAGACTGTCCTACAGTACAGGAGCAATGGTTCAGGCCAAGTTGTCTAGACTGTCTAAACAATTATGCTCAACCAGTGTTAGCCAAATATTTAAGTCAGGATTTTTAAGCTGCTTATAAAACCAGCATGCTGGTTCTAGCTGGTGAAGTTAGAGCACACACTGAATgaacaaagacatttatttattccctCTACATATTTTACAGATAATTCTTTCATTATCATTACATACCGCAAGAGGAAGAATGAGACAGGACAGAGTGTACAAACGTCATAAAAAGTTAAAGAGCAGgcaaacaaaaatcaattttatcAACTATTAAAAAACATGAGACAAAACGTGTGTTTATGGGGGCATCCGCACACCTGTTTGATGGTGAAGTCGTTGATGAGGTGGTGGTTGTGCTCGTTGAGGCTGCAGTGCAGGGATACACAGTCAGAGTGGATGAGTAGGTCCTGCAGGGTGGCCATGCGCTGCAGGCCAAGTGAGCGCTCCACGCCATCAGGCAGGTAGGGGTCATAGAAGATCACGCCAAAACCGAAGGCCTTAGCTCGCAGAGCCACCGCTTGGCCAACACGCCCtggaagacaaagacaaatggTAAGGTTACTAACAACCACTGCGCTATCAGGTCCCAAAGCATAATGTCTGTCTGAACATCAACTATCAAGCTTGGACTAAACAGATCTTTTCAAGGCGTATTTTGTAGAATATGGTCAGAattcgaaggtagctccaaaaacacagggtgcagcatatcaccagagtatcTGACAACTAGGGATGGCTCGATACCGCTTttttatgaagcagcattacaggaaacatcgtgttttcaccagcagtaagtaaacatgactcctgaaagTGAACATGACGAAACCAtaaaaagcagcagatgtttgaaagtacaaacaggacaaGAGAAACTGAAGAGATTCAGTTAAAAGCTACAAAAGCActcagagctgaacacagacttttaaaaatttTCCAGCACAGACATGAGTTTAGTATCGATTTGAGAGGGAGACGGGGGCTTATTACGCTCAACTCTGTGTAGTacaactggtgatggaaaaaaaaatcggCGCGTCTCGGTTTGACTCTGCGTGCCCAAACGTGCTAGTGGAAAAACAGCATTGGTTGTTGCAGTGACACTTTTCTTCTTGGCACTCTTGCCTGCAAAAAAAATCTTCGGCATACTCCTTCCCACGGTGTTTCTGCAAGTGTTTTATCAAGCGCCTTGTGTCGAAGTTTCCAATGGTGCTGCCGCCCCTCGAAATACTTGCTTTGCATAAATTGCACTCAGcggttttgcttttttcttccaTTAGTTTAAGGTAATTTCAGACAGCTGACATGATAAGAGTATCACTCAAGCTCGCTCCAGCTAGTCACGTGACACATGCTGCTCTCTTTATGGCACGTCGCGCATAGTTTAAGCATTTATGGCAGGGTTTAGGTGAATACATCGGATTATACATTTTCCCCTCTCAGATATCCAATCGAGTGATTTTGGCCAATATCTGACCAATACCGATACTTTATATCGGATCGGCGCATCCCTAcagacaactgctgctctttgtcaGAAATCCTCAGGtgtagctagctaccgttaACCAGTAGGCTCATGGCTTAGTTAGCCATGGAGCCAGTGGTCCTTGGGTTTGCATGGCCCGGGACTTGGGATCACCACAGGCAATGGGGCTCAGCTCTACTGGATTTGGCAGCCTGAGACTGAACATGGctggactgaacacagccttcAAGGCTGACAAGAGGTCAGTTTGGCAACAGGGGAAACAGTACCGAGGTGATTTGTACAGAGGCTCTGACGAAGACTGTGACTCTGGGAACAAGATATGGCAGGCGGGGACGGCAGAGGTGTGCAGTAAGAGAGAAGCGACAGAGTGTGGGTGAAAACGGCATATAGAGCCGGAATATTTATGCACCTCACTCGACCAAATATTCACCAAATCAGAGGTGAttgtgaaaagacaaaccaagactgttttgttaagttttatttagtttgtgtctAGTTTGAATGAGGCGTGTCTAACTGAGTTAACAAGTAATTGAGCTCTTCTTAGTTGAACTTTAATTCAGATGGTGTAAAGTTGTATTCTtttgtttagtaaggaaaaagAAAGTGGTCTGAGGAGACAGGTCGGTACATAGACATCTcagacataatgtcaacactgatgtttcttcacattctgttgataatgttagttttttttaatgttttaaaataaaattctagccatatcttacaaattacttttttaaagcacaaaataactttttgttcAATTACAACTCACGTATAGTCTTTACTCACCTAGACCGATAATGCCCAGCGTCTCACCCCTGATACGAGCGGCACCGCCAGCTACCTCCCTGATCTGCTCCACACTAGAAGCGCGGGTTCCCTCTCTGAGGGCCTGGTGCATCCAGGTGACTCGCCTGTACAGGTTGAGGATCAGACACAGCGAAGTGTCGGCTGTCTCCTCCACCGAGGATGCCGGCACATTACAGACGGCAATTCCTGGATGatagaaagaaggagagaattATTAACCTCTCTGTGTGTAATTCGATGTGAAACCACGTTGCTGACCACGTGTCCCTGAAAACGTTAAGAAGCCCCTCACCTAGCTCAGCAGCTGCTTTTATGTCAACGTTGTCAAAGCCGGAGCCAATCCTGACAATTACACGGAGGCCTTTAAACTTTTCCAAGTCATCTCTGGAGAGAGTGATGGTGTGGTAGAGTAGAGCGGCCACTGCCTCATTTAGCACCTACAGAAGACAAATACATCAGAAATAATAACTTTCCACACTGTGTGGTAGAATGAAGAAGGCAGCATTTATTTGGGTACGATGTCGATTACTGTCATCAACAAGGTATTAAGTGTTTGGCCCCATGTATTGTGATATAGTCtggatgcgtgtgtgtgtgtgtgtcggctctACCTTCTCATGAATCTCTTGTGTGGACTGAGCATCGCAGAAGGCCACTGTGGCCACATCTTTCAGGATGGGCATTTCCACAGTGCAGTCGCGCCCATCCAGCAGGGCCACAAGGGGCCGCGGGTGCATTGGCCCGTTAAGGATAGGAGGTCGGATACCTGAGTCCAGAGGGAAGAATATATGTCGATTGTTGCACATGAGCAATAAAAGAGGTTAAATATTCAATGACCATTACAAATCCgggacaaaaaacacaaaacacaggttTTCATCTCAACTTCAATGCAGTGACAACTTGCATTGGGGTACTTCCACCCAGGATCCAGATCacaaaagtgtaaaaatcaTGTGATAACTTTTCTTGGGAGctgaaaaaacagcttttaaaagaTACAGTAGATTTTTCCAAGAAGGATTATTTAAATTTCCTAGAAActttttaaaggacaagtttTAATATTCATTGCAGAGATATAGAGAAAGAGATACAGAAGatgttacattataaaaaagtaaatttttcttacttttcacTGGCTTTAATATCCAGAAGTTTTATTTTGCAGGTAGAtgtttgtactgtgttgacttcaaggttttctatcttTGTGTGATGCCTATTGAGCCTGTTTATCGTCAGGTGAAGTAAAATTTATAAGTTACAGCTTGTAAAGGCTTGGTTTGTTGCATACTAGATGATTTCATCTTGTCCTGCATATCTGGACAAAATATTTCGTAGTTCCTTAGCTTAATACACatataatttcacattttaaaacctttGTGAACCGATTTAAACTCCATAAGGTACATCCTCTGCGAGACattgagccattttatgtttattagcTTGCTGTGATTCAAATCATTCACATTTCCCACAGCTGACTTTAGCACTGGGCTTCAGGGCAGAAAACCCTGCACTTGTAAGGCTGTAATTCATGCTGTGGACTTTCTCAGCATGTACGGATGAGACAGCCTGGGTTTCATCTCTACTGGCTGCTGATCTTGATGTGTACTCTTCCTGTCATCTGTGAATCTTCAGTTTTTTGTTCCAACAGTGACTTTTGACTCCTTTATTACACATGGGGGACAACTTCTGTCCAGGCCTTGATAGGCCTTCCTGTACATGTTGTAAGCTCCCCTGCTTTCTCTGTATTTATGATCCTCAGTGAGTGACTCAGTTTGCTGCTGGGATGCAAGTTGAAAGGATCACAACACTTTCTGAAGAAAGCTATATTTCACTAAAAACTACTTCTGGTGATGCAAACAAACCTGGAATGATCTGTCAAGTCAGGACATCCGCTACTTACCAAACTTGAAATATCTACTTTTTCCATTAGTTTAGGCTGTCTTGTGACAGTTGGCTTCTTCTTCTGAgctttttccaaaacaacatcaGAGACGCCATGATCTCACTATCACGTCCAGCTGcttaatgatgaaatgaaatctgATTGCAATCTTTTATATACTTTCAGGCAAGTAGAAATCCCTTTTGCAATTGCCCAAAGCTGCTTCAGGTGGGATTAGCCCAGacttgcatttgtttttttaatgctacCAGTTGATGATGTCAGAAATTACTTCAGAAGAGTCCGAAATTATGAAATGTGTTTACTGAGGTAAGGAATCACGactaatattttgtccagacaCACGGCACAAGATGGCATCTGACATTTCAAAGTGTATAAAGATTATAAACCTTGAGGTCACAGTACAAATATCAAACTAAAATGAAACCAATGAATGTTTCATCGATAAGTATGAAAGGATTCGTAAGTGGTGAGTataaaaaaatagcaaaatataaataaataaatgatgatgtaatatctttagattttttaatatatctgcaatgaatattaaaggtgcaatatgtaagattttcagtaaaaaaaaaacaacaaataaaacagaatttgGAAAAATAGCAATTTTGAAATCTCAacatctgtgtattgtgttgcagatatttactgaagttagcatgctaaccagctagctccccGCCTGTCCGATCAGAAGTggtgctagtggtgtaaacaaaaataaactatttacaTGAATAGATGGTGCAAATTATCCTTCGGGTTTCCTGGGTGTTCAGCACACATTTCAGCCCGATCCAGTAAAAAAATGAGTGATTAGAATACCAAACACAGaatcataaaaatattaaattaagctCAGAGGGCCAAAACACAGTCCCATGAACTTAACAGATGTTTTTACGTGATGTTTTTCGAGAAAATCCATGACACA
This window of the Pagrus major chromosome 18, Pma_NU_1.0 genome carries:
- the ctbp1l gene encoding C-terminal-binding protein 1, translating into MALMDKHKQVKRQRLDRICEGIRPPILNGPMHPRPLVALLDGRDCTVEMPILKDVATVAFCDAQSTQEIHEKVLNEAVAALLYHTITLSRDDLEKFKGLRVIVRIGSGFDNVDIKAAAELGIAVCNVPASSVEETADTSLCLILNLYRRVTWMHQALREGTRASSVEQIREVAGGAARIRGETLGIIGLGRVGQAVALRAKAFGFGVIFYDPYLPDGVERSLGLQRMATLQDLLIHSDCVSLHCSLNEHNHHLINDFTIKQMRQGAFLVNTSRGGLVDEKALAQALKEGRIRGAALDVHETEPFSFSTGPLKDAPNLICTPHTSWYSEQASVEAREEAAREVRRAITGRIPDSLKNCVNKEYLMAASQWPSMEAATVHPELNGATYRFPPGLINVAAAGGLPGAGGGVESLVSGTLAHGIAPVSHPPHAPSPKAEADRDIPSDQ